In a single window of the Acetivibrio clariflavus DSM 19732 genome:
- a CDS encoding IS110 family transposase — MNFRPIAGIDVGKFFSEMAILSPTNEVVARMKIHHDSNTDVERAVELLNKTEKDFASRPFIVMESTGHYHKILFHSLCKAGFEVSVTNPIQTDSIKNIGIRKVKNDKVDARKIALLYRFQELKSTNIPNEDIECLRSLCRQYYKLSDELTAYKNRLTGIVDQLMLNFKDVFSNIFSKAAMAVLEEYPTPAHILKADRNKLISLIQKKSRKSLKWSTAKYELLVSKARDFAPLSIHNASNVIMLGVYISMIKTLEESLEKVLKSIRLLIAEDMAKDMPMLALTLELLQSLPGIGLLSAATILAEIGDFSAFKKPGKLVAYFGVDPSVMQSGEFTGTRNKMSKRGSRLLRRVLFTIALANIRTKRDKTACNPVLLEFYQQKCQSKPKKVALGAVMRKLVCIIFAVLRDRKPYQLRSPQEHAQMLAAKHTAA; from the coding sequence ATGAATTTCAGACCCATTGCAGGAATTGATGTGGGTAAGTTCTTCAGTGAAATGGCGATTCTTTCTCCTACCAATGAAGTGGTTGCCCGCATGAAGATTCACCATGATTCCAATACCGACGTTGAAAGAGCCGTTGAATTGCTTAATAAAACGGAAAAAGATTTTGCTTCAAGGCCTTTCATAGTCATGGAATCCACCGGGCACTATCACAAAATCCTTTTCCATTCACTTTGTAAAGCTGGATTTGAGGTTTCGGTAACAAACCCCATCCAAACTGATTCTATCAAAAATATTGGAATCAGAAAAGTGAAAAATGATAAAGTGGATGCCCGGAAAATTGCCCTACTCTATAGATTTCAGGAACTTAAGTCAACCAACATCCCCAATGAGGATATTGAGTGCCTAAGGAGCCTATGTCGCCAGTACTACAAACTGAGTGATGAGCTTACCGCCTACAAAAACAGGCTTACCGGTATTGTTGACCAACTCATGCTTAACTTCAAGGATGTCTTCTCCAATATATTTTCAAAGGCTGCTATGGCTGTCCTGGAGGAGTATCCTACTCCTGCCCATATTCTTAAGGCTGACAGGAACAAGCTGATTTCACTGATTCAGAAGAAATCCCGCAAAAGTCTCAAATGGTCAACTGCCAAGTATGAGCTTCTGGTCTCCAAGGCCAGAGATTTTGCACCTCTGAGCATTCATAATGCCTCAAATGTTATTATGCTGGGCGTATATATCTCCATGATCAAAACCTTGGAAGAAAGCCTGGAGAAAGTCCTTAAGTCCATTCGTCTACTGATTGCTGAAGATATGGCGAAGGATATGCCCATGCTGGCATTGACGCTTGAACTTTTGCAGAGCCTGCCAGGTATAGGCCTTCTCTCTGCTGCTACTATTCTTGCGGAGATTGGAGACTTTTCAGCCTTTAAAAAGCCAGGCAAGCTGGTTGCTTATTTCGGCGTTGACCCCTCTGTCATGCAGTCCGGAGAGTTTACCGGCACACGGAACAAGATGTCTAAGAGAGGTTCAAGGCTGCTTCGCAGGGTGCTTTTCACAATTGCTCTTGCTAATATCCGTACCAAGCGGGATAAGACAGCTTGCAACCCTGTGCTGCTGGAGTTCTACCAACAAAAATGCCAGAGTAAGCCTAAGAAAGTAGCTTTGGGAGCTGTTATGCGCAAGCTTGTTTGTATCATCTTTGCTGTCCTAAGGGATAGGAAACCTTACCAGTTACGCAGCCCCCAGGAACACGCTCAAATGCTTGCAGCAAAGCATACAGCAGCTTGA
- a CDS encoding IS3 family transposase (programmed frameshift), with protein MKTRRKFTPEEKAKIVIEVLREEKTLNEIAAEYEIHPNQLSRWKAEFISNAGRVFSKETDEVEKVKQSYEKEKDELLKQIGQLSYEVAWLKKNLADSKSREDRMKMIEREEKKLSIKRQAELLGINRTSLYYKPVPVTDEEYLIKRIIDEVYTVHPEYGYRRMTNILHRDYHIQINRKRTRRYMREMGIHGFCPGPNLSRRLHNKYLYPYLLRDLNIDHPNQVWSIDITYCRLKRGFMYMVAIIDWYSRYIVGFELSNTLDRTFVLEAIKKAIKRYGKPEIMNSDQGKQFASEDYIKLLKSNNIKISMDGKGRALDNQRIERFFRTYKWEMLYHEDCETGQQLRQKTREYIEYYNNKRPHQSLGYKTPSEYYFGINKEIKAVV; from the exons ATGAAAACGAGAAGAAAGTTTACACCAGAAGAAAAAGCAAAAATAGTGATTGAGGTCTTAAGGGAAGAAAAGACGCTGAATGAGATAGCTGCCGAATATGAAATTCATCCTAATCAGCTAAGTCGCTGGAAGGCAGAATTTATAAGCAATGCAGGCAGAGTTTTCAGTAAGGAAACTGATGAAGTAGAGAAGGTCAAACAGTCGTATGAGAAGGAGAAGGACGAACTGCTTAAGCAAATTGGCCAACTTTCATATGAAGTTGCCTGG TTAAAAAAAAATCTGGCCGACTCTAAGTCCCGGGAAGACCGCATGAAGATGATTGAGAGAGAAGAAAAGAAATTAAGCATAAAAAGGCAAGCTGAACTGTTAGGTATTAATCGTACAAGCCTTTACTACAAGCCAGTACCGGTAACAGATGAGGAATATCTAATAAAACGTATTATTGATGAGGTATACACGGTTCATCCGGAATATGGCTATCGCAGGATGACAAATATCCTACACCGGGATTACCACATACAAATCAATAGGAAGCGTACACGGCGATATATGAGGGAAATGGGGATTCACGGTTTCTGTCCCGGGCCTAATCTTAGCAGACGTCTGCATAACAAATATTTGTACCCGTATTTGCTAAGAGACTTAAATATAGATCATCCCAACCAGGTATGGTCTATAGACATAACATATTGCCGTCTTAAACGTGGATTTATGTATATGGTAGCTATAATAGACTGGTATTCCCGGTATATTGTTGGATTTGAGTTATCAAATACTTTAGATAGGACATTTGTATTAGAAGCGATAAAAAAGGCAATCAAACGATATGGTAAACCTGAAATTATGAACAGCGATCAAGGTAAACAGTTTGCCAGTGAGGATTACATAAAATTACTAAAGAGTAATAATATAAAAATTTCAATGGATGGGAAAGGACGAGCCTTGGATAATCAAAGGATAGAGCGTTTTTTTCGAACTTACAAGTGGGAGATGCTTTATCATGAAGATTGTGAAACGGGTCAGCAACTTCGGCAAAAAACGAGGGAATATATTGAATATTATAACAACAAGAGACCACATCAGTCACTAGGCTATAAAACGCCGTCAGAATATTATTTTGGGATTAACAAAGAGATTAAGGCAGTAGTATAA
- a CDS encoding cobyrinate a,c-diamide synthase — protein sequence MTVRKITIAGINSGCGITTVTMGILATLYVMGLDVQPFKVGPDYIIPLLHSFITGKDSRNLDSWMLDIDTVVHLFEKNAANADISVIEGENGLYDGIGENTIVGSTAHVAKIVNSPVILVVNAEGISLSIVPLINGYVDYDKNLDIIGVILNKVESEAHYEFLKTAIENGTGLEVFGYLPKMDNLPSENLNLVPEEDLEDLKKKIRILVEQVIKTIDVDLIIKMSNRPDVSYLNSTKFLFDRNSDKKVRIAVAKDKAFSYYYKDNLDLLEIMGAEIVYFSPLVDEILPKDIAGLYFGGGNLEAYLKELQENKTLLRDIKRKIVEGIPTYAEGDSLLYLSEYVEHQKDEKFTMAEVLNGYCGISNEIYKSGYVDIEVIRDNILSNKGGRIRGHEFHRSNINISSEDITLCYTIQKKCCEKKPIIWRGGFSVYNMLASYPQIHFWCNPSFAQNFIDSCIKYSTDVVTAI from the coding sequence ATGACTGTTAGAAAAATAACAATTGCAGGTATTAATAGTGGTTGCGGAATTACCACTGTTACAATGGGGATTTTAGCTACTCTTTATGTAATGGGGCTTGATGTTCAACCTTTTAAAGTCGGCCCGGATTATATTATTCCTTTGTTGCATTCTTTCATTACAGGTAAGGATTCACGCAATCTTGACAGTTGGATGTTGGATATAGATACTGTTGTCCATCTGTTTGAGAAAAATGCCGCAAATGCTGATATATCTGTAATTGAAGGTGAGAATGGATTATATGACGGCATTGGGGAAAATACAATTGTGGGAAGCACCGCCCATGTGGCTAAAATAGTAAACTCTCCAGTCATACTTGTTGTCAATGCGGAAGGCATATCCTTAAGTATTGTTCCGCTGATAAATGGCTATGTGGATTATGACAAAAATCTTGACATAATCGGTGTGATTTTGAATAAAGTTGAAAGCGAAGCTCATTATGAGTTTTTGAAAACTGCTATAGAAAACGGAACTGGCTTGGAAGTTTTCGGCTATCTGCCGAAAATGGACAATTTGCCTTCTGAAAATTTGAATCTTGTACCTGAAGAGGATTTGGAAGATCTGAAGAAAAAAATTCGCATACTGGTGGAACAGGTTATTAAAACTATAGATGTGGACCTTATTATAAAGATGTCAAATCGGCCTGATGTTTCGTATCTGAATTCTACAAAATTTTTATTTGACAGAAATTCAGATAAGAAAGTAAGAATTGCTGTGGCGAAGGATAAAGCTTTTAGCTATTATTATAAGGATAACCTTGATTTACTGGAAATTATGGGGGCTGAAATAGTATATTTCAGTCCGTTGGTGGATGAAATACTTCCGAAGGATATCGCAGGTTTATATTTCGGAGGAGGCAACCTTGAAGCTTATTTAAAAGAGCTTCAGGAAAATAAGACCCTTCTTAGGGATATCAAAAGAAAAATAGTTGAAGGTATTCCCACATATGCTGAAGGAGACAGTTTATTGTACTTAAGCGAATATGTGGAACATCAAAAGGATGAAAAATTTACAATGGCAGAAGTGCTTAACGGTTATTGCGGAATATCCAATGAAATCTACAAATCTGGATATGTCGATATTGAAGTTATCAGGGATAATATTTTGTCCAACAAGGGCGGCAGAATAAGAGGACATGAATTCCACCGTTCAAATATAAATATATCATCTGAAGATATAACACTTTGCTATACAATCCAAAAGAAATGCTGTGAGAAGAAGCCAATAATTTGGAGAGGCGGTTTTAGCGTTTATAATATGCTGGCATCCTATCCACAAATTCATTTTTGGTGCAATCCGAGTTTTGCTCAGAATTTTATAGACAGCTGCATAAAATATAGTACTGATGTTGTCACTGCAATTTGA
- a CDS encoding class I SAM-dependent methyltransferase, with product MECNCKAKSKLDRKKHIEAYYKPKIGKGLPDFEVLGWESKEAQYMRFEIFTSNVDIKNKKILDVGCGLGNLLEYLIDKGINIEYTGVDILEDMIESVKRKNLPGKFYCMDIFKQHPFERKSFDIVYTSGIFNLNMGNNMDFLKKAFGRFAELSKEKVVFNLLDRNSPDKEDTYYYYDHNQVVSMLLEQYPQVDSIEVVRGYLNNDFTVFCTMKI from the coding sequence ATGGAATGTAATTGTAAAGCTAAATCAAAATTAGATAGAAAGAAACATATTGAAGCATATTATAAACCTAAAATAGGAAAGGGCCTGCCGGATTTTGAGGTTCTGGGATGGGAGAGCAAAGAGGCCCAATATATGAGGTTTGAGATATTTACCTCAAACGTTGATATAAAAAACAAGAAAATCCTGGATGTTGGATGCGGACTTGGAAATCTTCTCGAATATCTTATAGATAAGGGCATAAATATAGAATATACCGGTGTGGATATTCTTGAGGATATGATTGAAAGTGTGAAAAGAAAGAATTTACCCGGCAAATTTTATTGCATGGATATTTTTAAACAGCATCCTTTTGAAAGGAAAAGTTTTGATATTGTATATACTTCAGGGATATTCAATTTAAATATGGGTAACAATATGGATTTCCTCAAAAAGGCTTTCGGGCGTTTTGCGGAATTGTCAAAAGAAAAGGTGGTTTTTAATCTACTTGACCGGAATTCACCGGACAAAGAAGATACGTATTATTATTATGACCACAATCAAGTGGTTTCAATGTTATTGGAACAGTATCCTCAGGTAGACAGCATTGAAGTGGTAAGAGGTTATCTGAATAATGATTTTACAGTCTTTTGTACCATGAAAATATAG
- a CDS encoding SPFH domain-containing protein: MGLMDFLKGQLIEVIEWTDQTSDTIVYRFPVANKEIKMGAMLTVRESQAAVFVNEGVLADVFYPGLYELTTENLPILTKLKSWKYGFNSPFKAEVYFVNTKQFTDQKWGTQSPVFVWDPQFGQVRISARGKFSYRVADPAKFMRELFGTKAVYKTSELEDTFRSYIVQYMKDAIAESKLSLFDLQRQLIEFSVKVKESVREKFDQFGLEMVDLIVEDISLPPELLEAYDKGGSINLMGGMDAYAKIRTLDAMNSAAENQSGGFASMGAGMGAGAAIGNMMGQIFSQNQQGQQNQQPAQSQNTFPCPKCNNPVQQGAKFCPNCGQNVAPQKATCVKCNSEINPGVKFCPECGASQDISCSKCGAKLTPGAKFCPECGNKI; this comes from the coding sequence ATGGGTTTAATGGATTTTCTTAAAGGCCAACTGATTGAGGTAATAGAATGGACGGATCAGACTTCCGATACAATAGTTTACAGGTTTCCGGTAGCAAACAAGGAAATTAAAATGGGTGCAATGTTGACAGTAAGGGAATCACAAGCTGCTGTATTTGTAAATGAGGGAGTTTTGGCAGATGTTTTTTATCCCGGATTATATGAATTAACTACTGAGAATTTGCCTATTCTTACAAAGTTAAAATCATGGAAATATGGATTTAATTCTCCTTTTAAAGCTGAAGTTTATTTTGTAAATACAAAACAGTTTACCGATCAAAAATGGGGTACACAATCCCCGGTATTTGTTTGGGATCCACAGTTCGGACAAGTGAGAATAAGTGCAAGAGGTAAGTTTTCATATCGTGTTGCCGATCCTGCAAAGTTTATGCGTGAACTTTTCGGAACAAAGGCGGTATATAAAACAAGTGAGCTTGAAGATACTTTCAGGTCGTATATTGTACAATATATGAAAGATGCCATTGCAGAGTCGAAACTTTCCTTATTTGACCTTCAGAGACAGCTTATTGAATTCAGCGTTAAGGTTAAGGAAAGTGTAAGGGAAAAGTTTGATCAATTCGGGCTTGAGATGGTTGATTTAATTGTTGAGGATATTTCATTACCTCCAGAGTTGTTGGAAGCTTATGATAAGGGCGGCAGCATTAATCTGATGGGCGGAATGGATGCCTATGCAAAGATACGCACATTGGATGCCATGAATTCGGCTGCAGAAAACCAAAGCGGCGGTTTTGCATCAATGGGCGCAGGAATGGGTGCCGGTGCTGCTATTGGAAACATGATGGGACAAATATTTTCTCAGAATCAGCAGGGCCAGCAAAATCAGCAGCCTGCCCAGAGTCAGAATACTTTTCCCTGCCCTAAATGTAACAATCCGGTTCAGCAGGGAGCCAAGTTCTGCCCTAATTGCGGACAGAACGTAGCACCTCAAAAAGCGACTTGTGTAAAATGTAACAGTGAAATTAATCCGGGGGTAAAATTCTGTCCCGAGTGTGGTGCTTCACAGGATATTTCATGTAGCAAATGCGGAGCAAAACTTACTCCAGGTGCAAAATTCTGTCCAGAATGCGGCAATAAGATATAG
- a CDS encoding M23 family metallopeptidase, with protein MRKRSKVKRDKYLSIMFVPHSTNEIKTFKISSWRSKLYIFTAIVLALVIGFTSYLGNIIHTNNKLKIALDEANSKNEEQARLLAENAEQIAALLEKERQYAENISEFSEKYKQMTENYLDSNMESLTASRGSNSRSFIDDASELREILEKLRNINDSDDSIANKLSESEKKLQSYIETFPTLWPADGPISSPFGYRTDPIYSSERKHEGIDIAAPYGADIRASATGKVIFSGTNGNYGKCIIINHNNGITTLYGHASSLLAKEGQTVKKGDVIAKVGSTGKSTGPHLHFEVRINGTPDDPLKYLDKK; from the coding sequence ATGCGAAAAAGAAGTAAAGTAAAGCGTGACAAGTATTTATCGATAATGTTTGTACCTCATTCCACAAATGAAATAAAAACTTTTAAAATATCATCATGGCGCAGTAAACTTTATATTTTCACTGCAATAGTTTTAGCTTTGGTAATCGGCTTTACATCATATTTAGGAAATATAATACATACTAACAACAAACTTAAAATTGCACTGGACGAAGCAAATAGCAAGAATGAAGAACAGGCAAGACTGTTAGCTGAAAATGCCGAGCAGATTGCTGCACTGCTTGAAAAGGAAAGGCAATATGCCGAGAACATATCGGAATTCAGCGAAAAATACAAGCAAATGACTGAAAACTATCTGGACAGCAATATGGAAAGCCTGACAGCAAGCAGAGGTTCTAACAGTCGCTCTTTTATAGATGATGCAAGCGAACTTCGGGAAATTTTAGAAAAACTCCGTAACATCAACGATTCTGACGATAGTATTGCCAACAAATTATCCGAATCAGAAAAGAAGCTGCAATCTTACATTGAAACCTTCCCAACACTATGGCCGGCAGACGGACCAATCTCCTCACCTTTCGGATACAGGACCGACCCTATATACTCATCGGAAAGAAAGCATGAAGGGATTGACATTGCAGCACCCTACGGTGCCGATATAAGGGCTTCTGCAACCGGAAAAGTTATATTTTCAGGTACAAACGGAAATTATGGCAAGTGTATAATTATTAATCACAACAACGGTATAACAACCTTATATGGCCATGCTTCCTCGCTTTTGGCAAAAGAAGGTCAAACGGTAAAAAAAGGCGATGTTATCGCAAAAGTAGGAAGCACCGGCAAGAGTACCGGACCGCACCTTCACTTTGAGGTACGTATCAACGGTACCCCTGATGATCCTTTAAAATATCTTGATAAAAAATAA
- a CDS encoding bactofilin family protein yields the protein MFSKNTSGNADSFDTIIGINSKFEGNIESSGTIRIDGKVNGDIKVKGDVYVGKEAVITGNINANNIFVSGRVEGNVEANGILRIQSSAKLYGDISVNCLVTEEGSVFEGKCKMLTKSQAENASAANNSKKSKNNSSASE from the coding sequence ATGTTCAGTAAGAATACTTCCGGAAATGCAGATTCCTTTGATACCATCATAGGTATCAATTCAAAATTTGAAGGAAATATTGAATCCAGCGGAACCATTAGGATAGATGGCAAAGTAAATGGTGATATTAAGGTTAAAGGCGATGTTTATGTCGGAAAAGAAGCAGTAATAACAGGAAATATCAATGCAAACAATATTTTCGTTTCCGGAAGAGTGGAAGGAAATGTGGAAGCAAACGGAATTCTAAGAATTCAATCATCTGCTAAACTTTATGGCGATATTTCAGTTAACTGTCTGGTTACAGAAGAAGGCAGTGTGTTTGAGGGCAAGTGCAAAATGTTAACAAAATCCCAGGCCGAAAATGCATCGGCTGCAAATAACTCTAAAAAGTCAAAAAACAATTCTTCTGCTTCAGAATAG
- the yunB gene encoding sporulation protein YunB translates to MRRKTNLYHRLWYAKRNKKIYKTYVVIIFVLVILIFLFTYIEKRIRIGINQISEYRVKSIVSRVVANAVGENFPENIDYDDIVTIYRDENGIVTSVQTDIAKLNRIFANVSRSVQTQLSELSDEKISIPLGTVLGQTIFAARGPKINIKIIPIGSVETNFKSEFSSAGINQTRHRIYIVFKVEMGVAIPFVEKKTVVTTSMPVAETVIVGDVPNYYLDFE, encoded by the coding sequence ATGCGAAGGAAAACCAATTTATATCACCGCTTATGGTATGCAAAACGCAATAAAAAAATATATAAAACCTATGTGGTGATTATTTTTGTATTGGTCATATTAATATTTTTATTTACATATATTGAAAAGCGAATAAGAATAGGGATCAATCAAATATCGGAGTACAGAGTAAAATCTATAGTTTCGAGAGTGGTTGCCAATGCAGTGGGTGAGAATTTTCCCGAAAATATCGATTACGACGATATTGTTACAATTTATAGAGATGAGAATGGAATTGTTACTTCTGTTCAGACGGATATTGCCAAGTTGAACAGGATATTTGCCAATGTATCCAGGAGTGTTCAAACCCAATTATCCGAATTGTCCGATGAGAAAATATCGATACCTTTAGGTACAGTGCTGGGGCAAACAATATTTGCTGCCAGAGGCCCTAAGATTAATATCAAAATAATTCCCATCGGAAGTGTTGAGACAAATTTTAAATCGGAATTCAGCAGCGCAGGTATAAACCAGACAAGGCATAGGATTTATATTGTGTTTAAAGTGGAAATGGGGGTGGCGATACCCTTTGTTGAAAAAAAAACCGTTGTGACAACCAGCATGCCTGTGGCAGAAACTGTAATAGTGGGAGATGTGCCCAATTATTATTTGGATTTTGAATAA
- a CDS encoding transglycosylase domain-containing protein: MSSNNTAVSNTKTGKKKQQISLIRVIGNLIKVLILFAFTIGVIFAGIVGGAVFAYIKTAEPITADQLAIKNQTTYVYDCNNKEICALQGIENREMVDFSDIPRYLRDAFVAIEDKRFYQHSGVDFKRFASAVINFILPGGESHGGSTITQQVVKNVTGETRRSIKRKVQEAWRAILLERNLTKDQILEIYMNLIYMGENCYGVQSAAKTYFGKDVKDLTLAECASLAGITNLPAKYNPFTAKGRENNIKRQRIILNEMLELNFITQQEYDEAIKQELVFAESNKRNDKATSTQPYFVDQVILDVKRDLMAIGYTEDMAIKTIYNNGLRIYTTMDSDIQKAMDEVFLNEEYFTKVNKNTSQSPQAAMVIIDPKNGQIKAMYGGAGEKIGIPFNRATSLEKQPGSTIKPIAVYGPAINEGIITAATVIDDVPVYMNGASKGLYPKNSDGSYAGLTTIRDAITRSVNVVAAKIWNNYLGADLSHEYLKKVNINRDNERTVALSLGGLSKGVSPLQMAAAYVPFVNKGIYYEPTTYTRVEDANGNVILEKKPNFNIVYDEAAAFIMVNMLKDVVNSPDGTANRVKIQNGRMPTAGKTGTTDKTTNKWFVGFTPYYVGATWYGYDRNVSLSSAELNRAQTIWHAVMDKIHKNLEPVDFEVPSGVVKRTICKYSGKIATELCHKDPRGNAVKTEYFIKGTEPGEEDTCDVHLLAKVCKDSTDAFGRNLLAGEYCPYESTMEQVFVKRRKPFTPTNPGDPYPKDWKYEYPGDEYCSLHGPRDFEHPHGPNNNSNGNPFFDWFNDLFR, encoded by the coding sequence ATGAGCTCTAATAATACTGCTGTTTCAAATACAAAAACCGGTAAGAAGAAACAGCAAATATCACTGATAAGAGTAATCGGCAATTTAATAAAAGTTTTAATTCTTTTTGCTTTTACCATTGGAGTTATCTTTGCAGGTATAGTGGGCGGTGCTGTCTTTGCCTACATAAAAACCGCCGAACCCATTACTGCCGATCAGCTTGCAATTAAAAACCAGACAACATATGTTTATGACTGTAATAACAAAGAAATTTGTGCCCTGCAAGGAATAGAAAACAGAGAAATGGTGGATTTCTCAGATATTCCTCGATATTTGAGGGACGCCTTCGTTGCAATAGAAGACAAGCGTTTTTATCAACACTCCGGCGTTGATTTCAAAAGGTTTGCCAGTGCGGTTATAAACTTTATACTCCCCGGAGGCGAATCCCATGGAGGAAGTACTATTACACAGCAGGTCGTAAAAAATGTAACTGGAGAAACCCGACGTTCCATAAAGAGAAAGGTTCAGGAAGCATGGCGTGCAATACTGCTTGAACGCAATTTAACCAAAGACCAAATCCTTGAGATCTACATGAACCTTATATATATGGGTGAAAATTGCTATGGAGTACAGTCAGCAGCCAAAACCTATTTCGGTAAGGATGTAAAAGATCTTACCCTGGCTGAATGCGCTTCCCTTGCCGGTATAACCAATCTTCCCGCAAAATACAACCCTTTTACAGCAAAGGGTAGGGAAAACAACATAAAAAGGCAAAGAATTATTTTAAATGAAATGCTCGAACTTAATTTTATTACCCAACAAGAATATGATGAGGCCATTAAGCAAGAACTTGTTTTTGCAGAATCAAACAAACGCAATGACAAGGCCACCAGTACACAGCCCTATTTCGTTGACCAGGTCATACTGGATGTAAAAAGAGACCTTATGGCTATAGGATATACTGAAGATATGGCCATCAAAACCATTTACAACAACGGGCTTAGAATTTACACAACTATGGACTCCGATATACAAAAAGCAATGGACGAAGTCTTTTTGAACGAGGAATATTTCACCAAAGTAAACAAAAATACCAGTCAGTCTCCCCAGGCAGCAATGGTAATTATTGACCCGAAAAACGGCCAAATAAAAGCCATGTACGGAGGTGCCGGTGAAAAAATAGGTATTCCATTTAACAGGGCTACTTCCTTGGAAAAACAACCGGGTTCTACCATCAAACCCATTGCAGTGTATGGTCCTGCTATAAATGAAGGAATTATTACCGCAGCAACCGTAATTGATGATGTTCCAGTGTATATGAACGGAGCCAGTAAAGGGTTATATCCAAAAAATTCTGACGGTTCCTATGCCGGTCTTACAACAATTCGTGATGCCATAACAAGGTCTGTAAACGTAGTTGCGGCTAAAATTTGGAATAACTATTTAGGTGCTGATTTATCCCATGAATACTTGAAAAAAGTAAACATAAACAGGGACAACGAGCGCACTGTTGCCTTATCTTTGGGTGGTCTGTCAAAAGGAGTGAGTCCGCTTCAAATGGCAGCGGCTTATGTTCCTTTTGTAAATAAAGGTATATATTATGAACCTACTACCTATACAAGAGTTGAAGACGCCAACGGCAATGTTATTCTTGAGAAAAAACCAAACTTTAACATTGTATACGATGAAGCAGCTGCTTTTATAATGGTCAATATGTTGAAAGACGTTGTCAACTCTCCTGACGGAACGGCAAACCGTGTTAAAATCCAAAACGGCCGGATGCCCACTGCCGGCAAAACCGGTACAACAGATAAAACCACCAACAAATGGTTTGTAGGTTTTACGCCCTATTATGTCGGTGCCACCTGGTATGGTTATGACAGAAATGTATCCCTGTCTTCTGCAGAACTTAACAGAGCCCAGACTATTTGGCATGCTGTAATGGATAAGATTCACAAGAATTTAGAGCCTGTTGATTTTGAAGTTCCTTCCGGAGTTGTTAAGAGGACAATTTGCAAATACTCCGGTAAAATTGCCACCGAATTGTGCCATAAAGACCCAAGAGGGAATGCTGTAAAAACCGAATATTTCATAAAGGGTACTGAACCCGGCGAAGAAGACACTTGTGATGTTCATTTACTTGCCAAAGTATGTAAAGATTCTACCGATGCTTTTGGTCGAAATCTGCTTGCCGGAGAATATTGTCCGTATGAATCAACCATGGAGCAGGTATTTGTTAAACGTAGAAAACCTTTTACACCTACCAACCCGGGAGACCCATACCCCAAAGATTGGAAGTATGAGTATCCTGGAGACGAGTACTGCAGTCTTCATGGACCAAGAGATTTTGAACACCCGCATGGCCCTAATAATAATTCAAACGGCAATCCTTTCTTCGATTGGTTCAATGACTTGTTCAGATAA